AGCTTAAACTTCCATTTGACCTTACCGGTTTCATCGCATTGACTATTTTCCTGGTATGCCTGCAATATGGCGTGGCACGGGCAGAGGTAACAGGAATCAATTCCCCGGAAATACTCGTTACGCTGGGAGTGGCGCTGGTGGCTTTTGCTTTTTTTATATGGGTAGACAGACAGAAAAGCGAGCCGATTATTAATCTCGATCTCTTTTCCAACTACTCATTTGTAAGTTGTATACTGGTGACCATATCCCGGTCGGCCGCCCTTTACGGCGGCCTGTTCCTGATGCCTTTCCTGCTGCAGGAACAGATGGGTTTTTCAGAAGGAATTTCAGGGCTGCTTATATTGCCTAACTCCGTGTTTATGGCGGCGCTGATGCCGTTCGCCGGAAAATGGTCGGATAAGCATGGCTCAAGGGAAGTATCTATTATGGGACTCTTTCTGCTGGCCGTGTCGATGTATCTTTTCTCATGGCTCGACAGGGGAAGCAGCATCCATGGAGTTATCGCCGCGATGGTGGTCAGGGGAATAGGAATGGGGTTACTGGTGGCGCCATTGAATGCGGCAATACTTAGCTCTGTGAAGCCCAGTGAAGTAACAATGGCTTCTTCTATCAGTACCCTGATGCAACAGGTGGGCGGCGCCATCGGCATAGCAGTGCTGGCAATTATTACACAGGCTGCATATAACCGGCATGTGCTGGAAGGTATTGCTAACCTCACTGCGCATCATATGGCGCTCCGGGAGGGATTTCTTATCTCGCTGGCCATACTGCTGGTGTCTATTGTACCAGCCTGGTTTCTGCCACGGAGGAATGTGGCGTTGAAAGAT
The genomic region above belongs to Chitinophaga sp. 180180018-3 and contains:
- a CDS encoding DHA2 family efflux MFS transporter permease subunit — its product is MRDVNRTGVLVVVIMGTTMAGIDSSIVNISLPVMSKQFNCTLDEIEWVITAYMLSFSVLMPLTNWLKNRIGFFNLYVGAVSLFTLGSLMCALSTSLGSLLVARVIQALGGGAMAPVSMAIISYIFPARVRGSVLGWWGLGNLVGPAIGPTLGGVLTEKFGWPSIFYINLPVGLVTVLLAFRFLNVLRKQPKLKLPFDLTGFIALTIFLVCLQYGVARAEVTGINSPEILVTLGVALVAFAFFIWVDRQKSEPIINLDLFSNYSFVSCILVTISRSAALYGGLFLMPFLLQEQMGFSEGISGLLILPNSVFMAALMPFAGKWSDKHGSREVSIMGLFLLAVSMYLFSWLDRGSSIHGVIAAMVVRGIGMGLLVAPLNAAILSSVKPSEVTMASSISTLMQQVGGAIGIAVLAIITQAAYNRHVLEGIANLTAHHMALREGFLISLAILLVSIVPAWFLPRRNVALKDADAHIDT